CGTGCAGGTTCTGAAAAAGTTTGCAATTTTCATTATAATTAATTTCGGCCCAGCCCATGTGCGGAATTTTATAATGTTCGGGAAGTTTAGATTTATCAAAAGCAACAGTTTCTGCATCAAACCAACCGAGACCTTGTTTTTGCCCTTCGGTGCTGCCTTTTGTAAAGAGTTGCACGCCGAGACAAATTCCGAGAATCGGTGTTTTTTCTTCGAGAACTTTTTTATTCAGGACATCAATTAGTTTGCTGTTTTCGAGTTGCTGCATACCGTAATCGAACGAGCCTACTCCGGGAAGTATTAATTTTTCTGCATTTTGAATATCCTCAACTTTATCTGATATTATTGATTTTACGCCGATTTTTTTCAGCATATTTTGTATTGAGCGGACATTGCCGGCTTTATAATCTATTATTGTTAGCATTAAATATAAAGGTTAGTAAGATTTTATCATAAATTTGACATATTTTTCTGTTTGTTAAAAAACGTATTTTAATAAAAACCTTTAAAGAATAACGGTGCTCAATTTCGTTTTAAATTGAAGCCGGTCTAAATTAACAAGGTATATGTTGTAATTATCATTAATTTTTTGCAGATTTACAATTGCTGTTCTGTCTTTTAAAAAATTGCATTTATTATTTAAATATTTATCAGATATTTATCTAAAAAAATATCAAAGCCACAAACGGTAATATTTTCTTTTATTTTGTAATCTTCGTTTTGAGTCGGTATAATAATATAATTTTGAGTCGTTTTTAATGTTTCTGTACTACAGATAAAACCTTTTGAAATTTTTGGATTTTCCGTAAATTTTATTTCAACGGAAGCAATCGGCTTAAGTCCTTTAACAAGCAGTAAATCAAGTTCTGCACCGGCGTGTGTTCTGTAAAAAAACAATTCTGTATCTTTATTTTTTTGAATTTTTATTTGGTTAATAATATAATTTTCCCAAGAATTTCCCACAAGTTGATTGCCTAGTAGCTGCTCGTAATCAGATATTTGCAGCAATCTGTGTAATAGTCCCGTATCTGAAATAAAAATTTTAGGGGTTTTAACAAGTCGTTTTTTTATGTTATAAAAATATGGTTGTAAACGATAAACGATATAAGAATTTTCGAGGAAATCAATATAATTTGCAACTGTTTTATTTGTTACTTTAAGAGAACTTGCAAGTGTATTGTAATTTATCAGATTCCCGGTTTGCCAAGCGAGCATTTGCCATAATCGTCTTACGGTAACGGGGTTTGCTTTCAATCCGAGCATAGGTAAATCTCGTTCTATATATGTTTTTATAAAATTATCTAACCAAATTTTTGCCGTGTCATTATTTTCAGATAAATATGCAAGCGGAAAACCGCCGTAAAAATGATGTTTCTTTAAATCGTATTTATCAGAAATTTCGCCGAAAGAAAACGGGTCGAGTTTAATATATCCGATTCTTCCTGCAAGTGTTTCGGAGCTTTGCTTTATCAGTTCGGGACTTGCAGAACCGAGAATTATAAATTTGCAGTTTTTTTTATTTTCATCAACAATTGAACGTATTAAAGGGAATAATTCCGGTTTGCGTTGTATTTCGTCAATTATTATACATTTATTTTTATTTTGCTCGAAATAAAATTGTGCGTTTTCTAATTTGTTATAATCTGTTATTTTTTCCAGATCAAGATAAACATAAGAATCAATATTTTTTGCGGCATAATATTTTACGAAAGTTGTTTTTCCGCATTGCCGAGGTCCGAGTATTGCGATAACCGGAAAAATTTTGCAATAATTTTTAACTTCATCCTCTATACTCCTTTTAATCTTCATAGATATTTTAGAATTTCAATTCAACATTTCCGCATAAAGGTAGTGATAAGTTTTGAAAACGCAATTTTAATTTAAAACCAAAAAAGATGCTGTGAAAAAGTTTTTGTTAAATCTTCAGATGTTTTGTATTGAACGGATATTGCCGGCTTTTGTAGTTGGTTATTGTTAGCATGATTAAAGATTCCATTGCGAAAAACCTTTTTTGGTTAATTTTTTGAATTTATCAATATCCGGTTTTAGAATTTCTTTTAATTCAGATATTTTTTTTTCAGACAATACAGGTTTCTTTATCTGATATTTCAAAAATATTTTAGAAAAAGTTCTTCCTGTATTTTTTGCTAATTTTGATGAGATTTTATTCAAAACCCTATAAGGGATACTGAATTTTACAATATGTGGAATGCTTTTATCTTCTGCAGTATTGCTTTTAAAATTAAAAACAGTGTCGTCTGTAAGTTTTTTTATGTTTAAAAAGTCAAATATTTTATTCAATTCTGATAATCTGTTTTCTTGTAGGTCTTCTAACGAAAGAAAATGAATTTGTTTTAAATCGAAATATTTCAAAACTTCAGATATTTGGAAATAATACATACTTGTTTTAATAAAATGATCAACACTTCTGCTGTATTTTATATCTTTCCAAGGGTCACAATGATATGCTTCTAATATGTGAGACTTGTATCTTTCTATAGGATTCCTTACAATGTAAATCATTTTTACATCCGGAATAGTTTTAGACAAACGTTCCAAAACATTTGCCGAATCTAAATGATGACATTTTGTATAACCTTGCGGCGAAGTTCCTATTACTTGCTTGTCTGTCTTAAAATGGTTCTTATACCAGTCTAATGATTTTTTGTTATAAACAGCATCGGAAAAATAATGAATTTCCTTAGGTTCGGACATACGAATATCTGGGTGTTTAGCTAAATAGTTGTGCAAACTGGTTGTGCCACACTTCATTGCACCAATTATCATAAGGTTAGGAAATTTCGGCTTCATTTATATTGTTTAAAATTGTTTTTTTTAATTTTAAAAATTGTTTTTCTTTTAAATATCCATAATAACGATTTTTAACTTTATACTCAACAAACATTGATTTTTCAAGAGATTTAATTTTTACAGCAGGGTTTCCGACTATTACACAATAGCCTTCAGGAAAAGATTTTGTTACGACAGAACCGGCACCGACAACTGTATGATCTCCTAAAACAGTACCGGGTAAAATTTTAGCTCCGCCACCAATCCAACAGTATTTACCTATAACAACCTTTTTCCTAATATGTTTTCTTGTGTCATGCAAATCGTGGTTTGCACTGACAATGTGGGTGTTAGGAGCTATTTGTGTGTAATCTCCTATAATAATACCTCCCCCCCCTTGAATGTAACACCCCCTCATTAGTCCGGGACAAGTATCAACACCAATAATTATTCTTTTGGCTCCGTTTACCTTGCTTGTATAATGGACAGGCCAATATACATCCTTATTGTTTCCAATATTTAATACTTTTTGGATAAACCACAGATTAAAATTTACACGGTTTTGATAATCCTTTGTTTTTCTAATAAATCCAAAATAAGGAAGCTTTGTTATAACAACAACAGGCAACCGAAAAGGCTTTTTTAAAAAGTATTTAATTTTTTCTAGTACTCCCATTTGCAAACTGATAAGAACGTATTAAGTAAATAATGTAAATTAAAGAATATGAAACAGAAAAGCCAATAAACATTGCAGGAAAAGAACTAAATACAATATACCCCAGAATCATACTTCCT
This DNA window, taken from Bacteroidales bacterium, encodes the following:
- a CDS encoding sulfotransferase domain-containing protein — protein: MKPKFPNLMIIGAMKCGTTSLHNYLAKHPDIRMSEPKEIHYFSDAVYNKKSLDWYKNHFKTDKQVIGTSPQGYTKCHHLDSANVLERLSKTIPDVKMIYIVRNPIERYKSHILEAYHCDPWKDIKYSRSVDHFIKTSMYYFQISEVLKYFDLKQIHFLSLEDLQENRLSELNKIFDFLNIKKLTDDTVFNFKSNTAEDKSIPHIVKFSIPYRVLNKISSKLAKNTGRTFSKIFLKYQIKKPVLSEKKISELKEILKPDIDKFKKLTKKGFSQWNL
- the hisH gene encoding imidazole glycerol phosphate synthase subunit HisH; this translates as MLTIIDYKAGNVRSIQNMLKKIGVKSIISDKVEDIQNAEKLILPGVGSFDYGMQQLENSKLIDVLNKKVLEEKTPILGICLGVQLFTKGSTEGQKQGLGWFDAETVAFDKSKLPEHYKIPHMGWAEINYNENCKLFQNLHELPPRFYFVHSYHLKANNEKDIIATTNYGYEFTVGLKKENIIGVQFHPEKSHKFGMQVLRNFVEFFF
- a CDS encoding ATP-binding protein, coding for MKIKRSIEDEVKNYCKIFPVIAILGPRQCGKTTFVKYYAAKNIDSYVYLDLEKITDYNKLENAQFYFEQNKNKCIIIDEIQRKPELFPLIRSIVDENKKNCKFIILGSASPELIKQSSETLAGRIGYIKLDPFSFGEISDKYDLKKHHFYGGFPLAYLSENNDTAKIWLDNFIKTYIERDLPMLGLKANPVTVRRLWQMLAWQTGNLINYNTLASSLKVTNKTVANYIDFLENSYIVYRLQPYFYNIKKRLVKTPKIFISDTGLLHRLLQISDYEQLLGNQLVGNSWENYIINQIKIQKNKDTELFFYRTHAGAELDLLLVKGLKPIASVEIKFTENPKISKGFICSTETLKTTQNYIIIPTQNEDYKIKENITVCGFDIFLDKYLINI
- a CDS encoding acyltransferase; protein product: MGVLEKIKYFLKKPFRLPVVVITKLPYFGFIRKTKDYQNRVNFNLWFIQKVLNIGNNKDVYWPVHYTSKVNGAKRIIIGVDTCPGLMRGCYIQGGGGIIIGDYTQIAPNTHIVSANHDLHDTRKHIRKKVVIGKYCWIGGGAKILPGTVLGDHTVVGAGSVVTKSFPEGYCVIVGNPAVKIKSLEKSMFVEYKVKNRYYGYLKEKQFLKLKKTILNNINEAEIS